aaatgaaaaagtagaaaggccgacaaaaacgcctaaaacacgtcaaaaacctgccggaacccatcctctgcttggagagtactaggAAGACCATGAACAACAACTAGTAGACTTGGCAAGAGCCACTATTAAATAAAACTAAAAGACGTCGTTTGAGGCTTGTAGCTATAACATCGTTATACATACCTCCACTAAGGAGGTTACGTTTTCGGTAGCgttcgtatgtgtgtgtgcgtgtgactgtctgtgtgtctgtcaacacgataacttgaGGAATGCATGGATGCATTGTctcgatatttggtatgtaggtagttcttgatgagacctcgaatGACTAGATGCTAGAGCTATATATTTATTTTTAAGCTATGATGTACTGAATCTCGCAATCCAGCCCTTTTGGGCTGCAACGAGAGTtcaatcaataaaccagtcttatattttggccccctagcgccTCGTAATTGTACTACAGCGGAacgtctggttttgatatctcgtgttcttgaCAAGCTGTGGGCACGATTTTTGGACGGTGGATAGCTCTTGTTAAACACTGATACCCCTTTCTTTCCGTAGATGAGTCCTCTCGCCCACTTCTATGGTAACATGCAGCTACTAGCCGAGTTGTCCAACCCTCTACTACATCTAAGGTAAGCGTGAGTTAAAACTACTTTAAAAACCTGTTCCAGATAGAATTTTTTTGGAGATATTGTGAACACCCTTGCCCTCGTGTTTTTGAGGCAACACTGTCATTCTTATcatgttcttttattcatctacttatattttcatttcacacccttacccccctcccccattcttTCATGAGGTACCAAATTTGATGACATTGCAACTCCAGCGTTTACACCCACATTCCAGTAGGGCGGCGACcgcactgcgacctaaaatttgacagatcatTCAAGGAATTTTGTAGCTAAAAACGCTTActctttctgtgttttgttgtcttttcaatttcaattttgaaGTCAATGGTTacgcaaatccaatttaggtcacaACGCAATCGCCGTCTGGTGAAATGGGGACCTTATACTCATCTTTGAATGTACCAGGtgcaaaatctatatttttaCTTTAAATTCTGTATCTACAGACGCCTGTTGACACTATCTGGGTGGTCCTACGCCTCCCCTCCTCACGTTATGACCAGCTTGGCGTTTATGACGACGTTCTTCCTGGTACGGGTGGCGACCATCCCGATCTGCTGGTACGGCTGGGTATACCTGCTCATGCCGCAGCCGGAGTACGGTCGTGCCGAGTACGCAACGGCGTGGAGGATCGCCATCGCGCTGGGCATCGTGCTTCACGTATTGTACTTATACTGGTTCTACACGATATGCCTAATGGCCAAACGGTCTGTAGAGTCGTTACGAAAAGAGGTGAAAAAgaagtaaaacaaaaacaaacaaaaaacatcgaTAGTCTCGTTTGCCAAGCGTTGGTCCGGCCATACCGACAAAGGCGCATTTGAAAACTGCTGGTTGAATAGCCCGGAACAATGCCCTGTGAGTGAGGCTACTGACATAGTATACAGACAAATAAACGGGTAAATATATTTGGGTATATTTTAGTTTATATTTATGATAGTGGAGTAGAGACAAAAACACAATGTAGGGGTGCGAtaggtgtaaaaatgattgATTTATCGCTGAATAGTTATCTTGTTGATATCTTATATCTCGTTGAGCACAGACGGCAATTATATATATGACAATGTTACAGCcccaagttgttgtttttcagtaaGGACgtgtttatttgattatatagatgccagcctctgggaaccccaaaactgatgcgagcgtgtgaataaaaaaagaaacgaagttgccttcattttgaaatctacgtggtcaggaaggttgaaaaaattACCACATATACAGAGTATGGTTTGCCAGGTAATAGATTCttcaattttgttctttcacgtcttctttgactttggcattctccGAACTTTCCCCGATTTagggcatatatttgctcattttgcagtcGCGATTTATTTTTGTACGATttatgcgcgcgtggatgtcatccatataatcaaaataaTGGCCTAATCTGCCACCGTTGCAGGTGCTAGGGTAGGTTGCATTATACCCCCATTCCGCTAGGAGGTGCTcgcgccgcgcgctctctgcgacctaaaatgtAACAATGCGcccaacgaatttcacagataagAGACGAatcttacgctttgtgtgttttgttatcttttcagaCATACTTTTAcagtttgcatgatattccaaatatgaaatcaaggatcaAACAAATcagatttaggtcgcagcgagagcgcagcgcgatcgccgtctattactagtatcagaATGGAGGCCTTGCATACCGACCTCCCTGAAGGAAGCTATATGTACAAGAGAAAATTCAGTCGGTACACCGCTCTATCTCCGCTCGGCTGCCctcgccattttgatgacgtacgCTGTTCCCAGTGTTTAGGTGATTTGCACAAACTAATGATGTTTGTGAATGTTGTGAGAAATAGTACACTGTTGTCGGATAGAAGTGCTGCTGCTAAAATGTATGATGAACAGTATGATTGAAGATAAAGTCATGAGTCACTCACTCCGACTCATGACTAGTACTGAGTTTCAGGACTTTTGTGTGTAGGGCTTGGGTTGAGAAGATTAAATAGAATTTCGAGTCACTTAAATTTTCGCttttatgtatgtaacgttatgcatGTCTctctctgtttgtatgtttatataGGATTATACGTGTGCTTAGTGTGTGCACTGTCTGCGTGtattaaggggggggggggtcaaaagAATGACCAGAGAATGACCCAACACTTTGCAAACACAGAAGGTAAAGATCATTGAATTATATatcagaagaactttattgcgcgatagttgtaaattgtacaatgtatgacaactttttttattaatcaacaaaagaatatacaggacgGAGGTGATGCGCTCTAGCAAGTACCTActatcaaacatcacctctgaaaatagAAATTACAGCTgacaactagactggccgtcatttgctttaagagcaaattcaggatgtttcgcccatactcctcatgcaagaagtgggctgtcccaaaatacggtaagggaaatacaagtttatgcatgaattatgcaaatgaggtcctcattagcataattcatggccaggtgtgatcacctttgctaacggtacgtacatctcaaatctgacatctgcagcttttccggtaagggaattacaagttttcgcataaatcatgcaaatgaggtcctcagtagcataatttatggccaggtgtgttcgcctttcctaaaggtacctacatctcaaagatgacatccgcagcttttacggtaagggacatacaactttatgcactgattatgcaaattaggtcctcattagcataatttatggccaggtgtgttcgcctttcctaatggtacctacatctcaaagatgacatccgcagcttttacggtaagggacatataACTTTATGCatccattatgcaaattaggtcctcattagcataattaattgtcaggtgtattcacctttcctataggtacctacatctcaaatataacatccgtaccatgtaacataaggtacatataactttctgtaataccattagtagaggtaccccctgacatctgcttggttttaacttccagacaggggaagtgtaggagggcttatgttacaagatgacctagttgtgagaaaataaccaaaaattccatcaaaaaattgcaaaagaaatcattttgaagtagtgtatacccaaaaaaattatggggtcctttgggtaaatatccaatgcacaactaaaccaaatttcaggtccttaggtttcaacaccacggcactggaggccaaaatgtgcgacttttgtcagaaaatgaccaaaaaacctcgataaaatcattttaaaaacttatatcaaaaaaattttaaaagggtctaggggtatacacgtactctacctccataccaaatttcagctaatttggtcgacggacgaccgagaagaagcgatttgaagatttgacaggagaagaagaaggagaagaagaagaagaaacctgacaaaaacaatatgtttcgttggcgaaacataaatacaatttaaaaaaaaaacagcatttgCGTTTGGTTGTCCAATACAGACAAGTATTATATGATACACACAGTCCTACTAAGGACAAAATTCGAGTTttaacaaatatataaacaaTATGACAACTTACATGCAtaacagttgaactattgctaatatctaCAAATTTTTAAGAAGTAATTTATGACTAACATGTAAGACAGCGTAGGTACCATCACAACAACCTTCTAGTTAATTTTATGCCTGCGGTATCAGCCTGGTCGAATCATCACTAACACCTTCTACTTAATGTTATGCCTACGGGATCAGCCTGGTcgaaccataccatcgggagctcctcGGTACCTCTACGGTGATGGGGGTGTCGCCTGCCAGTCTAGTTCATTACCACACGCCGGGGAATTTCTAAGGGTTTGGTTTAACTTAATTTGCTAATTAGATATGCCGACTGGAAAGATAGGCTGACAGAAGGACATACTTAGCAGACATGGGACCGGTAAAACACTCCGAAGCCTGCCAGTCTGCTGGACGGTTAGATTTAAGAATAGCCCGGTGCCATCTTTGTTACGGCTCCTGAATGCTACAAAATGAACTGGATCGAATTGTCTATATGATAAGCAAACGGATATAAGATAGACGAACTTAATGCCGAtgctttgaaattgttttaataCCACTGTAATAAATAATTTTTaatgatttgtgtaatgtcTTGATGGTGAAAACCAAGTGCAATATGTACAGAGGGCACAATTCAGTCTTTGGCTGCAATGCCTTTTtcatgaataaaccatttttgattgattgattgattgatgtgttTTGGTACCTTCAAGATAGCAGAGTGAGAGCAGACACTTCTGGTTGTACCTGCACTACCATAGGATGATGGAGAAATGTAAAGAAAAGCAAACAACGACGTACACTACAATGGCTGCAATCGCAAAACTGAAGGGTGTTTTGCAGTTCACTGTCAAGAAACCAGAAAAACTGACAAATCCAATATATGTCTGTCTATAGCACCCTTGCCAAATTGCACTACTTGCACTAGGCGCTTGTGTTGCCATTATTGTGACAGTCTCaatcgcaaacttaaagccgacgcaaacactccattttctccctaccacaaatttaaatccctgcaaacttaaaaccattgacAGTATCTTAAGAGAAATTAAGACTATTACTAGCTTGAGAGGAAAGAGAGTATTCATGATTGTAGCAAATTGATGTAAACACGTAAACATACAACAGTAGTAAACAACTTGTAATGACCTACAATTTTGCCATCTTGTTAGGGAACCCAAGTCTAATTAATGGGTGTGTTAAATGGTATGACACCCCGTCCATTTCTACAGTATCATCTGCTATTCTTCTTATCTCAGGCCTTTGTTCTGGATATGTGATGTGAGGTTTTGATGTTGGGATGGCGTTGGCCACACGTCTGGCAATAGCTAGACAGGCGGAGAGTCCGGTGGATCGAATCCCACCTACTGTCACCCATCCTCTGTGGGACAACAGCCACATGCATTAATGTACAAATGATACTCAGGATCCAgcattaggggtggataccggtttggcttaatcaGGTCCTAATCCAGGTTTAGGTCCCGAGGTTCAGTTtctggtccggacctgaacctggacctgatcctgtctagttgacaaattgttttgttttattagaccaataataagcatagagaattaagtCTGAcatgactataaaagtttcttgtttcaagactttcaagacaaaccaatATTGATATCTGAATGAACTTGAACCAACAGTTACAGAAGAGAGTCGGATATGAATTTAGACTAATCTAGTTTGATTCAGGCAATCAGGGTTACATTATCTCTTTTGGCCAGATTACCTAATAAGATGTCTAAATAGAAAGGTATACTTTTGCACTTTGTTCGTTTTTTTTTGGACACAGGTTTtgggctttcaggttttttggactcagttcttggatgttatacaggttcgaatcaggtccagcgaaccagtATCCACCACTATCCATCATTGTAAGCTTTGGACAAAAATCAACCATAAGTAATATGGTGTAAAAAAGTTATTCTCAGAAGAAGCAAGATTCATACAGTATATTTTTGACAATCTATGAGAACCTTGCAAAAGcaaactttaacttttaatAGGCCAGAAGCAATCATCGGTTGTTGACATTTCGGACGGACGAAATgagccagaagttgagaaaattttgtgaaaaatagTATTACAAGAACACCAATTAAAACTTCCAAATCTGGTATTTGTACTCTCTATAGCAACACACGTCACCACACAAATTATTCTATGGAAGTCGTGTGataggtatacatgtagtatgaaatATATGATAAGTATAGGAGCCCATGGGATAGCCATAAATACGGACTGCTTCAGAACACCTGTATTGAACAATATCATGGCCCAGGTTATAACATAAAGATGTTTACCATCAGTTTTGTTTTCCCCTCCAATGTACCAATCATAAAAATCCTACTAAACAAATCCTAACAAGTATCACTCAGTAAACTGTTAACAAGCTGTGGCAGgtgtagaagaaaaaaatctaccCCCGTCAAGAATATACCTGGGTACATTCTGGCCAGGGGTAGTTTCTAGCCTGCTACACCTGTCCAGACTTCTCACCTGTCCCTGTCCACAATGAAGTGATAGTCCTTTGTCTGTGTTGCCGGGCGAAGCCCTGCGTATGTCGCTACGACCGGATGTTCAGCCAACTGCGGGAGGACAAAGTGAGCGTACGCTACCAGCTCATCGATGACTTTCGGATGAACTTGCGGATTCTCCCTAGCTGTTTGGTCCTCCGCTGTAGGGCCGACCACAATGTTGCCATACACTGTTAACAGAGTTGTTGAAATCAAATGTTAGTCAAAACTCAAATTTAACGGTTACCATAATGCTGCTTCAAACATGAAAGGATTCCATTCAATGTGCTTTAAAAAGTTATAATTAAGTCTGCAAAATCTTAGAAATGAGACTTTTTACTATGTACATTAGTGTATgtagtgtgtgtgcgcgcgtgtgagaatgtgtgtgtttatgtgtgcctgtgtgtatgtgtgtgcatgtgtgtgaatcTGTCTGAATGTGCAGTACCTTTTAAAAGCATCACAGTTGTTTCGAAAGTGTGAACTGTTCTTTTATAGCAAAGTAGTTTTACTTACCTGAAGGAAACACCAGAACACCCTTTGTTCTCTCTGTTGGAACAGGGAGGATGATGGAGTGGAGAAGATTTGCAGCTGATTGGTCAAACACTGCAAACTGTCCCTTCCTTGGATGGATCCTAGAGCAATGTACAAATAAGAAGTGTTAATTTTATTAAAGAACATCAGAAAGAGATATCTTTTCAGTAATCACTAAATGATGACTGCTCCAAATTTGTTAGTGTAAGAAGACTATAGAGCAACTTGAAGATGCCTAAAAAAGGGgatgaaaagaacaaaaatacacCTACATAGGATTAAGACAATTTGTGTTTAACCAACTAGACTCAAGCATATTTCTTGAGGAGTTTCAGTATATATCAAAGTTTAAAGTTGTTTATATATAATTTTAGAACCTTGTAGTTGTATATGTGCAGCTATAGCTGCCTATTTCTACCTAAAAGAAACTTTTTACTGTAGGCCatgttgacttgattatatggaaccttaattcattcattcatgtttattgcatgttcatgcccttccgggctaaatgcattataagtacatgtaatacaattgtgcattgtaataacagaaaaaaaatgaagaaaactattctatgttctatctacatctaaagtttacacgctacttctctcttcttgagacatgtgtacacgaattcacatgaatgacatcttctgggaaacccaaaactgatgcaagcattagaatacaaaaaaaaaagtttggaaaaacaaacagttgctttcattatgaaatataagtggtcaggaaggctgaGCAAATGATCTAACACAACGAGTATGATGATATTGATATACcaaaaatagattcttcatttttgttctttcacatcttcttctttgaccttggaatacactttggcattctacgacattggcGCacgttttccaattttttttagcAATTTACGGCGTATATTTgttaattttgcagctgctttgcatgatttacagaatggccgaaaaccttttttttttcaaacagaccAAAATTGATGTGCATGCGGATGTtacccatataatcaaatcaacacggccttacTCAAAAGGGCTGGGCTGATTGATGGCTTCTACTAGGTCTCCCTGGAGGCCAGTACAGTTGATGACAACTCTGCTTTTGATTGGTCCTCTTGAAGTTTCTAGCAGCCAATGGCTGCCTGTTTCAAGATGCCCTCCGAGTACCTTACAATCTCTCATGATCTGCAGGCAAGAAAGAGGTGAGGGAACATCCAATAAAAAAGATGATAGAACCCCATTAAACAGGAAAACAGCTAGAGAGAAGGATAACAAAACTAGAAGCCTTAGGCTTTGAAAAACAGCAACAccaaatggtagaaattggccaaatagactgttttatttatttttattttattttattcaaattgcaacggcaatacaaagaccacccaggcagcgtggctgattttgggtgtctgacacagcacatacaattcatcaacacatacaattacaatgttgaaaaactacgcatatatacaaataaggtcactaacgtacacaatgatttgataa
The nucleotide sequence above comes from Branchiostoma lanceolatum isolate klBraLanc5 chromosome 14, klBraLanc5.hap2, whole genome shotgun sequence. Encoded proteins:
- the LOC136448132 gene encoding glycerol 3-phosphate dehydrogenase-like isoform X1, producing the protein MATKTRVVTWNGLRVLCLLITMSSVPVYDVAIIGGGAVGCAIVHELTGRGLKTVLCEQNSQLVQEASAGNSGIVHTGFDATPSTIEHQCLEDARILNKTIYNKYNLPFEERGALLVAWNQDQMSKLPSLLKSAHNNGVTGARLISRADLLRREPHLNPAALGAMIIPGELVVDPWLIPITLAHKAWMQGSMIMRDCKVLGGHLETGSHWLLETSRGPIKSRVVINCTGLQGDLVEAINQPSPFEIHPRKGQFAVFDQSAANLLHSIILPVPTERTKGVLVFPSVYGNIVVGPTAEDQTARENPQVHPKVIDELVAYAHFVLPQLAEHPVVATYAGLRPATQTKDYHFIVDRDRGWVTVGGIRSTGLSACLAIARRVANAIPTSKPHITYPEQRPEIRRIADDTVEMDGVSYHLTHPLIRLGFPNKMAKL
- the LOC136448132 gene encoding glycerol 3-phosphate dehydrogenase-like isoform X2, which produces MSSVPVYDVAIIGGGAVGCAIVHELTGRGLKTVLCEQNSQLVQEASAGNSGIVHTGFDATPSTIEHQCLEDARILNKTIYNKYNLPFEERGALLVAWNQDQMSKLPSLLKSAHNNGVTGARLISRADLLRREPHLNPAALGAMIIPGELVVDPWLIPITLAHKAWMQGSMIMRDCKVLGGHLETGSHWLLETSRGPIKSRVVINCTGLQGDLVEAINQPSPFEIHPRKGQFAVFDQSAANLLHSIILPVPTERTKGVLVFPSVYGNIVVGPTAEDQTARENPQVHPKVIDELVAYAHFVLPQLAEHPVVATYAGLRPATQTKDYHFIVDRDRGWVTVGGIRSTGLSACLAIARRVANAIPTSKPHITYPEQRPEIRRIADDTVEMDGVSYHLTHPLIRLGFPNKMAKL